A single genomic interval of uncultured Desulfobacter sp. harbors:
- a CDS encoding DUF2058 family protein: MGLSLQDQLLKAGIADKKQAKKANQEKRVKRKKNKGKKKTPEINQTRQAQLDQAKLSRELNRQSNLEKEKQEKLAQVKQLIEENRLDLRKYEDSYYFKVGKKIKKLYVNDDITQKLGRGELAIVTLDSVYEIVPAKVARQIVDRDPDSLVVLHKPEET, translated from the coding sequence ATGGGATTGTCTTTGCAGGATCAGCTTCTGAAAGCCGGGATAGCTGATAAAAAACAGGCTAAAAAAGCCAACCAGGAAAAACGGGTTAAGCGGAAAAAAAATAAAGGCAAAAAAAAGACGCCTGAAATCAACCAAACCCGGCAAGCGCAGTTAGACCAAGCCAAACTGAGCCGGGAACTCAACCGCCAATCCAACCTGGAAAAAGAAAAACAGGAGAAATTGGCTCAGGTCAAGCAGTTAATAGAGGAGAACCGCCTGGACCTGCGTAAGTACGAAGATTCATACTATTTCAAGGTCGGCAAGAAAATAAAAAAACTCTACGTCAACGATGATATCACCCAAAAACTTGGCCGGGGAGAGCTTGCCATTGTTACGCTGGATAGTGTCTACGAAATAGTTCCGGCTAAAGTTGCCCGGCAAATAGTAGACCGTGACCCGGATTCTTTGGTGGTGCTTCATAAGCCGGAAGAAACATAG
- the yeiP gene encoding elongation factor P-like protein YeiP, translating into MPKACDLKKGQVVEISGEPYLVKHIDVRTPSARGAVTLYKVRFSSIKTRQKYEDSYKGNDMLDEVDLQRKPVQYLYPDGDLHVFMDTVEYGQYMIAEGSIEDELVWLTDGMEDIVGMFIDGNLVAVEIPASLVFEITQTAPGIKGASATARTKPATLSNGVEIQVPEYLENGEMVKVNTDTRKYISRA; encoded by the coding sequence ATGCCAAAAGCGTGTGATTTAAAAAAGGGCCAGGTGGTGGAGATCAGTGGTGAACCGTATCTGGTTAAACATATTGATGTCAGAACTCCGTCGGCAAGGGGCGCTGTCACCCTTTACAAGGTCCGGTTCAGCAGTATCAAGACCCGGCAGAAATATGAAGACTCATACAAAGGCAATGATATGCTTGATGAGGTGGACCTGCAAAGAAAACCTGTCCAGTACCTCTATCCGGACGGGGACCTGCATGTGTTCATGGATACTGTGGAATATGGCCAATATATGATTGCCGAAGGCAGCATTGAAGATGAGTTGGTTTGGCTCACCGACGGTATGGAAGATATTGTGGGGATGTTCATTGACGGCAATCTGGTGGCCGTTGAAATTCCGGCCTCCCTTGTTTTTGAAATCACACAAACCGCCCCGGGTATCAAAGGGGCCAGCGCTACCGCCCGTACAAAACCTGCCACCCTTTCCAACGGGGTTGAAATCCAGGTGCCTGAATATCTTGAAAACGGAGAGATGGTCAAGGTCAATACCGATACTAGAAAATATATATCCAGGGCGTGA
- a CDS encoding DHHA2 domain-containing protein, with translation MGNKNKSKDPVNRFLSDARSRAQTHDIDMLVFGNEAADLDSVVSAIGLAWVLGNGKKAGAALPLMPIKRDDFRLKTESRWVLSQTGIDAQNLFFLDDVLPLDTLMSRVRGFALVDHNRLANGFSKYEEKVRLIMDHHEDLNLYPNALRQIEPVGSCATLVGEDLIKGSKEGAVETIPGSLAALLLGTILIDTVNLDPNAGRATPRDHAVVKHLQPIADLDTDNFYQGIRAAKSDISGMDTRDLLRRDCKTFQFNKVSCTVASVPLALERWMVRDSGLAKGIETYAGEMQADILMTMNTQRTPEFSRGIAVFCKSPVLFTTISAMLASNLDLEIIPPPHGFKCGDVHFYRQGNLSLSRKKLEPMLDRYFSQLEQPY, from the coding sequence ATGGGAAATAAAAACAAATCAAAAGACCCGGTCAACCGTTTTTTGTCTGATGCCCGGTCCAGGGCCCAAACCCATGATATTGACATGCTGGTTTTCGGCAACGAAGCGGCTGACCTGGACTCCGTGGTATCTGCCATTGGTCTTGCCTGGGTGCTGGGAAACGGTAAAAAAGCCGGTGCGGCATTGCCCTTGATGCCCATTAAAAGAGACGATTTCCGCTTGAAAACAGAAAGCCGGTGGGTACTCTCGCAAACAGGCATTGATGCGCAAAACCTTTTTTTCCTGGACGATGTCCTGCCATTGGATACACTCATGTCCCGGGTCAGGGGATTTGCCCTTGTGGACCATAACCGGTTGGCAAATGGTTTTTCAAAATACGAAGAGAAAGTCAGGCTCATCATGGATCACCATGAAGACTTAAACCTATACCCCAATGCCCTGCGCCAAATTGAACCGGTTGGGTCCTGCGCCACTTTGGTGGGCGAAGACCTGATCAAGGGTAGTAAAGAGGGGGCTGTCGAAACAATTCCCGGAAGTCTGGCCGCCCTTTTATTAGGGACCATTCTGATTGATACGGTCAACCTTGACCCCAACGCCGGACGGGCAACCCCCAGAGACCATGCGGTGGTAAAGCATTTGCAGCCCATCGCGGACCTGGACACAGACAATTTTTACCAGGGAATCCGTGCCGCCAAATCAGACATCAGTGGCATGGACACAAGGGACCTGCTCAGGCGGGACTGTAAAACATTTCAATTCAACAAGGTCAGCTGCACCGTTGCATCAGTACCTTTGGCCCTTGAACGATGGATGGTCAGGGACAGCGGTCTTGCCAAGGGCATTGAAACCTATGCCGGGGAAATGCAGGCGGATATTTTGATGACCATGAACACCCAGCGCACCCCTGAATTTTCACGAGGGATCGCAGTGTTCTGCAAGTCCCCCGTTCTTTTCACAACCATTTCCGCCATGCTGGCATCCAACCTTGACCTGGAAATAATCCCGCCGCCACACGGCTTTAAATGCGGCGACGTTCACTTTTATCGTCAAGGCAACTTGAGCCTGTCCAGAAAAAAACTTGAGCCTATGCTGGACCGATATTTTTCACAACTTGAACAGCCGTATTGA
- a CDS encoding dihydrolipoyl dehydrogenase, with the protein MSKEYDVAIIGAGTAGLTAQEEVVKHTDNYVLIDDGPLGTTCARVGCMPSKALIAVADDFHKCSFFDEYGINGARGLIPDYKRIMARVRSMRDEFSGGVIQEMSGFMDKVIRKRARFLNPNTLDLGDETIRAKSIIIATGSKPFIPDPWLPFKEFIIDTDQFFELDTLPRTMAVFGLGVIGIELGQALHRLGVQVTIVSRRKTAGGLTDPKLAEYAFDHFSKEMPIELGTAEILGRTETGLDMRCGNKRWTVDRVLMATGRRPVLQGLNLKTLNVDLDAKGMPVFDHETLQVGNLPVFLAGDVNGLNPILHEAADDGTIAGYNACAGTTTRFKKRMPLQITFSSPDIAIAGMSHNALTEKGIDYVVGEASWEELGRARMILGKAAGRARIYAEPQKGRLLGAELMAPAGEHMAHLLAWAMGANLTIKEILGMPFYHPVPEEALLDAFFQIAAQISDPVPMPILKKIKDRSHGK; encoded by the coding sequence ATGTCAAAAGAATACGATGTGGCGATTATCGGGGCAGGCACTGCCGGCCTGACAGCCCAGGAAGAGGTGGTAAAACACACAGATAACTATGTGCTCATTGATGACGGACCCTTGGGCACCACCTGTGCCAGGGTGGGTTGCATGCCATCCAAGGCGTTGATTGCTGTGGCCGATGACTTTCACAAGTGCAGTTTTTTTGATGAATACGGTATTAACGGCGCCCGGGGGCTGATCCCGGATTATAAAAGAATCATGGCACGGGTCCGGTCCATGCGGGATGAATTTTCAGGCGGGGTGATCCAGGAGATGTCCGGTTTCATGGATAAGGTTATCCGGAAAAGGGCCCGGTTTCTGAACCCCAATACCCTGGATTTAGGGGACGAAACCATCCGGGCCAAAAGCATCATCATCGCCACCGGATCAAAGCCTTTTATACCTGATCCCTGGCTGCCGTTTAAAGAATTTATAATTGACACGGACCAATTCTTTGAACTTGACACCCTGCCCCGGACCATGGCCGTGTTTGGGTTGGGTGTCATCGGTATTGAGCTGGGTCAGGCCCTGCATCGATTAGGGGTTCAAGTAACAATCGTCAGCCGCCGTAAAACCGCAGGCGGCCTGACCGACCCCAAACTTGCCGAATATGCCTTTGATCATTTTTCCAAAGAAATGCCTATTGAACTTGGCACAGCGGAGATCCTGGGCAGGACCGAAACCGGCCTTGACATGAGATGCGGCAACAAACGCTGGACCGTGGACCGGGTGCTGATGGCCACGGGCAGGCGGCCTGTACTCCAGGGGTTAAACCTTAAAACCTTAAACGTTGACCTGGATGCCAAAGGGATGCCGGTCTTTGATCACGAAACCCTGCAGGTAGGAAATCTGCCCGTTTTTCTGGCCGGGGATGTGAATGGGCTGAACCCTATTCTCCATGAAGCCGCAGATGATGGTACCATCGCAGGTTACAACGCCTGTGCCGGCACCACGACCCGATTTAAAAAACGGATGCCTCTGCAAATCACCTTTTCTTCGCCGGACATCGCCATCGCAGGCATGTCCCACAACGCCCTGACGGAAAAAGGGATTGACTATGTGGTGGGCGAGGCGTCCTGGGAAGAACTTGGCCGGGCCAGAATGATACTTGGCAAAGCTGCCGGAAGGGCCAGAATTTATGCCGAACCCCAAAAGGGACGACTGCTGGGTGCAGAGTTGATGGCGCCGGCCGGCGAACACATGGCCCATCTTCTGGCGTGGGCCATGGGAGCGAATTTGACAATCAAAGAAATTCTGGGCATGCCGTTTTACCACCCCGTGCCTGAGGAGGCACTTTTGGATGCTTTTTTCCAGATCGCGGCACAGATCAGCGATCCTGTGCCCATGCCAATCCTGAAAAAAATAAAGGACAGATCCCATGGGAAATAA
- a CDS encoding gamma carbonic anhydrase family protein: MTLYAFKNIQPKIHDSVFIAPTAQIIGDVHIAQDASVWFQTVMRGDTATITIGERTNVQDLSMCHADEGIPLTVGNGVTIGHQCCLHGCTIEDDCLIGMGATVMNQAVIGTGSVIAAGAVVLEKTIIPPYSLVIGSPGKVKKTYENKEEIKQMMKISSNHYAGNAKTFSDKNLFYEIKQ; this comes from the coding sequence ATGACGTTGTACGCATTCAAAAATATCCAGCCCAAGATTCATGATTCCGTATTCATTGCACCAACAGCTCAAATCATTGGTGATGTGCATATCGCCCAAGACGCCTCAGTGTGGTTTCAAACCGTTATGCGGGGGGATACAGCTACAATCACCATCGGTGAAAGGACAAATGTTCAGGATCTTTCCATGTGCCATGCGGATGAGGGGATTCCTTTAACGGTGGGGAACGGCGTAACCATTGGTCATCAGTGCTGTCTCCATGGCTGCACCATTGAAGACGATTGTCTGATCGGTATGGGTGCCACTGTGATGAATCAGGCTGTCATCGGCACCGGATCTGTTATCGCGGCGGGGGCGGTGGTGCTGGAAAAAACAATTATTCCGCCATACTCCCTTGTCATCGGTTCCCCGGGAAAGGTGAAAAAGACCTATGAAAACAAAGAAGAAATTAAACAGATGATGAAAATTTCTTCCAACCACTATGCCGGAAATGCCAAGACCTTTTCCGACAAAAATTTGTTTTATGAAATCAAACAGTGA
- a CDS encoding PaaI family thioesterase: MFDYPLYLKQLTAGEPVNNPFLDFLQIKVEAVEKGYARFSMEIQPEFLQGAGIMQGGLGVALSSEAAAHAVMSTLAPGENLTTIELKNNFLSMASKGRLIAEATVFKRGRTLVFVDCLVKDDTGKDISKSSATLMVIPPKPD; encoded by the coding sequence ATGTTTGACTACCCCTTATACCTAAAACAGCTGACCGCAGGAGAACCGGTCAACAACCCTTTTCTGGATTTTTTACAGATAAAGGTTGAGGCGGTTGAAAAAGGATATGCACGGTTCAGCATGGAAATCCAGCCTGAATTTCTCCAGGGTGCCGGTATCATGCAAGGCGGTTTAGGCGTTGCCTTATCCAGTGAAGCAGCCGCCCATGCGGTGATGAGCACCCTGGCACCAGGCGAAAACCTGACAACCATTGAACTAAAAAACAACTTTCTTTCCATGGCCTCCAAGGGCCGGCTGATCGCCGAAGCCACAGTGTTCAAACGGGGCCGGACCCTTGTTTTTGTGGATTGCCTGGTCAAAGATGACACAGGCAAAGATATTTCAAAAAGCAGTGCCACCTTGATGGTCATCCCACCCAAGCCGGATTAA
- a CDS encoding EF-hand domain-containing protein, whose protein sequence is MKSTIYFLTLVAFFMIFSSVTANQALASSCNKGNYHTSDGHGQFNKQFKDIDTNSDNTLSFDEFKTAFPSTEQKAFDYLDSDKNKSLSHEEWRQFQKMHKGMGKYHKQKFHTKTLPDPSKFNAHFPDMDSDNNNRVTLEEFKAHFPDASEHEDVFNAIDLDGNGELDHDEWHEFKTAHGVKHMD, encoded by the coding sequence ATGAAAAGTACTATTTATTTTTTGACACTGGTGGCATTTTTCATGATTTTTTCAAGTGTAACCGCCAACCAAGCACTTGCCTCATCATGCAACAAAGGTAACTATCATACTTCAGACGGGCATGGGCAGTTTAACAAGCAGTTTAAAGATATAGATACTAATAGCGACAACACCTTAAGCTTCGATGAGTTCAAAACTGCATTCCCTTCGACGGAACAAAAGGCATTTGATTACCTTGATAGTGATAAAAATAAGAGCTTAAGTCATGAAGAGTGGCGTCAATTTCAAAAAATGCATAAAGGAATGGGAAAATATCATAAACAAAAATTCCATACGAAGACGCTGCCTGACCCTTCGAAATTTAACGCCCATTTTCCTGACATGGATAGTGACAACAATAATCGGGTGACTCTTGAAGAATTCAAAGCCCATTTTCCGGACGCATCAGAACATGAAGATGTGTTCAATGCGATTGATCTTGATGGAAACGGTGAATTAGACCATGATGAGTGGCATGAATTCAAAACTGCGCATGGGGTCAAGCACATGGATTAA
- a CDS encoding DMT family transporter, whose amino-acid sequence MGSAFALACAFFWAFAVILFKKAGENFSPIALNIYKSVVAMVLIGLTMLVMGIPFFPNVALRVWWVLVLSGLFGITLADIFYFSALNRLGAGMVAVVECLYLPCVLGFSYVLLGERMGFLGIIGSGLVLCAILVGAVPLKNLKSGAIRKSSNLSGLCAGFLAMMFMALGIVIAKDVLDQADVFWATFIRVTAGVLGLVPIVLCHPERMRFAQELKFSKAWLNAFPATVSGNYIALLLWVAGMKYTTASRAGVLNQMSTIFLFILATVWLKEKMTAQRLAAILLAIAGAYLVIFNF is encoded by the coding sequence ATGGGGTCTGCCTTTGCTCTGGCATGTGCGTTTTTCTGGGCCTTTGCTGTTATCCTGTTTAAAAAAGCAGGGGAAAATTTCTCGCCCATTGCTCTGAATATCTATAAAAGTGTTGTGGCCATGGTCCTGATCGGTCTGACCATGCTCGTGATGGGCATCCCTTTTTTCCCCAATGTGGCACTGCGTGTATGGTGGGTTCTTGTCCTGTCGGGATTGTTCGGCATTACCCTGGCCGACATATTTTACTTTTCCGCCTTGAACCGCCTGGGTGCCGGTATGGTGGCGGTGGTGGAATGCCTTTATCTGCCCTGCGTTCTCGGATTTTCCTATGTCCTTTTAGGAGAACGCATGGGGTTTTTGGGGATCATCGGCAGTGGCCTGGTCCTTTGTGCCATACTGGTAGGCGCTGTTCCCTTAAAGAATTTAAAATCCGGAGCCATACGCAAAAGCTCAAATCTATCGGGGCTTTGCGCAGGGTTCCTTGCCATGATGTTCATGGCGTTGGGCATTGTAATTGCCAAGGATGTACTGGACCAGGCCGATGTATTCTGGGCCACCTTTATCAGGGTAACGGCCGGGGTACTCGGTCTTGTGCCCATTGTACTGTGCCACCCGGAACGAATGCGGTTTGCCCAAGAGCTTAAATTTTCAAAAGCCTGGCTCAATGCCTTTCCGGCAACGGTGAGCGGCAACTATATTGCCCTGCTGCTCTGGGTGGCGGGGATGAAATACACCACCGCGTCCAGGGCCGGCGTCCTAAACCAGATGTCCACCATCTTTCTTTTTATCCTGGCCACGGTGTGGCTTAAGGAAAAAATGACGGCCCAGCGGCTGGCCGCCATTTTACTGGCAATCGCTGGGGCATATCTTGTAATTTTTAATTTTTAA
- the gdhA gene encoding NADP-specific glutamate dehydrogenase, which produces MGTIMDIVSGRDPYEKEFHQAVQEVVESVKPVLDKNPGYRHAGIMERIVEPERVIQFRVPWVDDQGRVQVNRGFRIQMNSAIGPYKGGLRFHPSVNLSILKFLAFEQVFKNALTTLPIGGGKGGSDFDPKGKSDFEVMRFCQSFMTELYRHIGHNTDVPAGDIGVGGREIGYLFGMYKKLKNEFSGVLTGKALNWGGSLIRPEATGYGSVFFADEMLGTRNDSLKDKICLVSGAGNVAQYTTEKINHLGGKVVTLSDSNGYIYDEEGIDETRLQWVMYLKNVKRARIKEYVQKYPKAQYTDFDGSFDHNPLWNHKADCAFPSATQNEINAKDAQNLVNNGVYLVSEGANMPSTPDAIDIFLDHKLLYAPGKASNAGGVAVSGLEMSQNSMRIRWSRDEVEAKLKGIMQSIHHACLNAAEEYETPGNYMNGANIAGFIKVADAMMDQGIV; this is translated from the coding sequence ATGGGAACCATAATGGATATTGTCAGCGGCAGAGACCCCTATGAAAAAGAATTCCACCAAGCCGTTCAAGAGGTGGTCGAGTCCGTAAAACCGGTGCTTGATAAAAATCCGGGATACAGACATGCAGGCATCATGGAACGTATTGTGGAGCCGGAGCGTGTGATTCAGTTCCGGGTGCCCTGGGTGGATGACCAGGGCCGGGTGCAGGTGAACAGAGGCTTTCGTATTCAAATGAACTCTGCCATCGGTCCTTACAAGGGCGGGCTGCGATTTCATCCTTCCGTGAACCTTTCCATTTTGAAATTTCTTGCCTTTGAGCAGGTATTTAAAAACGCGTTAACCACGCTTCCCATAGGTGGCGGGAAAGGCGGGTCCGACTTTGACCCCAAGGGAAAATCCGATTTTGAGGTGATGCGGTTCTGCCAGAGTTTCATGACGGAGCTGTACCGTCACATCGGCCATAACACCGATGTTCCGGCAGGGGATATTGGCGTAGGAGGCCGGGAAATCGGCTATCTTTTCGGCATGTATAAAAAGTTGAAAAATGAGTTCTCAGGTGTGCTCACAGGAAAGGCCTTGAACTGGGGCGGCTCACTGATCCGGCCCGAGGCCACAGGTTACGGCTCTGTTTTTTTTGCCGATGAAATGCTGGGCACTCGCAATGACAGTCTCAAAGATAAAATCTGCCTGGTGTCAGGTGCGGGCAACGTGGCCCAGTATACCACGGAAAAGATCAACCACCTGGGTGGAAAGGTGGTGACCCTCTCTGATTCCAACGGCTATATCTATGACGAGGAAGGCATTGATGAAACCCGCCTGCAGTGGGTCATGTACCTTAAAAATGTTAAACGGGCACGTATTAAAGAGTATGTGCAAAAATATCCCAAGGCCCAGTACACGGACTTTGACGGAAGTTTTGACCACAATCCGTTGTGGAATCATAAAGCCGATTGCGCGTTTCCTTCCGCCACTCAGAATGAAATTAATGCAAAGGACGCCCAAAATTTGGTGAATAACGGGGTATACCTTGTGTCCGAAGGAGCCAATATGCCGTCAACCCCCGACGCCATTGATATTTTTCTGGATCATAAGCTGCTTTATGCCCCGGGCAAGGCATCCAATGCCGGGGGCGTGGCTGTATCCGGCCTTGAGATGTCCCAAAATTCCATGCGCATTAGATGGTCCCGGGATGAGGTTGAAGCCAAGCTTAAAGGTATTATGCAAAGCATCCACCATGCCTGTCTGAATGCGGCCGAAGAGTACGAAACCCCTGGTAATTACATGAATGGTGCCAATATCGCAGGATTTATTAAAGTGGCGGATGCCATGATGGATCAGGGTATTGTCTGA
- a CDS encoding ABC transporter substrate-binding protein: MITHLKYMRLLQSSQSAIRYTLIALMLIFSCSAANASDKIFLQLAWKHQFQFAGYYAALHKGYYRRVGLDVSIVEGGVGKFAREEVLNGRAQYGVAGAELLLHRKDGAPFVVLAPVFQHSPSILLVRKDSGIINLQGLIDKKVMLLPGYKDADILVAFLNEGISPDNYQRLDQSYNLEDLIKKRTDAVSAYVTNEPWQMQQKGVAPMVISPMVYGVDFYSDCLFTTENEIEHHPNRVQKFLQASLLGWEYAMDHPQEIIDLLVERYTVNKTKEHLQYEAREIRKIMMPDLVEIGHMNPGRWQHIKQTYEKLGLIDADFSLDGFLYSPHDKPDYKQIKQIVFVAMGVVALFAVCSMVLFLFNRKLAAEVKKRKQAQKEIARQKERAEQYLRVATVMLVSLDVDGKVNMVNEKACAILECAKEDIIGRDWFDMFVPKSVRHDVQGMFKNMINGNIRGPEYYENEIMTSKGEIKYIAWHNTTVRDDHGKIVSVLCSGEDLSEKRKLQDQLTQSQKMESIGSLAGGIAHEFNNILTIIIINNEMNMRELSELSPARRRAKRIEVAGMRGRDVVKQLLTFSRQDTPTQQITDMRSLVQGAMELIRSSTPTNIEIQLDIAKKIYPIFANGTQINQVIINLCRNAIDAMPDIGGVLRVELLNEIVEDSFVRPHPSLEPGNYAKLVVNDNGTGMDEKTLERVFEPYYTTKPIGKGTGIGLAIVHGIIKRHKGFIDVHSQLGRGTTFTLFFPAYEASRPEQENQEQKTART, translated from the coding sequence GTGATAACACATCTAAAGTATATGCGGCTTTTGCAGTCATCCCAAAGCGCCATTCGCTACACCTTGATCGCATTGATGTTGATTTTCAGCTGCAGTGCGGCCAATGCATCAGACAAAATATTCCTGCAGTTGGCATGGAAGCATCAATTCCAGTTTGCCGGATACTATGCAGCACTCCATAAAGGTTATTACCGGCGGGTCGGACTTGACGTTTCCATTGTTGAAGGCGGTGTCGGCAAGTTTGCCAGAGAAGAGGTCCTCAATGGTCGTGCTCAGTATGGTGTTGCCGGAGCCGAACTGCTTTTGCACCGTAAAGACGGTGCCCCTTTTGTCGTACTGGCACCTGTTTTTCAGCATTCGCCCTCGATTCTTTTAGTCAGGAAAGATTCGGGCATCATTAACCTTCAAGGGCTAATCGACAAAAAAGTGATGCTGCTTCCCGGGTATAAAGACGCCGATATACTGGTAGCCTTTTTGAACGAAGGCATATCGCCTGATAACTATCAGCGGCTCGATCAATCTTATAACCTTGAAGACCTTATCAAAAAGCGGACCGACGCAGTTAGTGCCTATGTGACCAACGAGCCTTGGCAAATGCAACAAAAGGGTGTGGCTCCGATGGTCATTTCTCCCATGGTCTATGGTGTGGATTTTTACAGCGATTGTCTGTTTACCACAGAAAATGAAATTGAACATCATCCCAACCGGGTGCAAAAATTTTTACAAGCCTCACTGCTTGGTTGGGAATACGCCATGGATCATCCCCAAGAAATTATTGACTTGCTTGTGGAACGGTACACGGTAAATAAAACAAAAGAACATCTTCAATACGAAGCCCGGGAAATTAGAAAAATTATGATGCCTGATCTTGTTGAAATCGGACACATGAATCCGGGACGATGGCAGCACATCAAGCAAACATATGAAAAGCTGGGATTGATTGATGCCGATTTTTCACTGGATGGATTTCTCTATAGTCCCCACGATAAGCCGGACTATAAACAGATCAAACAAATTGTCTTTGTTGCAATGGGCGTCGTTGCTTTATTTGCTGTCTGCAGCATGGTCTTATTTTTATTTAACCGGAAATTGGCAGCAGAGGTTAAAAAACGAAAGCAGGCCCAAAAAGAGATCGCAAGGCAAAAGGAACGAGCTGAACAATATCTGCGTGTGGCAACGGTTATGCTTGTAAGCCTCGATGTTGACGGTAAAGTCAATATGGTCAATGAGAAGGCCTGCGCCATATTGGAATGCGCCAAGGAAGACATTATCGGCCGGGACTGGTTTGACATGTTTGTGCCTAAATCTGTGCGACATGATGTTCAGGGTATGTTCAAAAATATGATTAACGGCAATATCCGCGGCCCGGAGTATTACGAAAATGAAATAATGACCTCAAAAGGAGAAATAAAATATATTGCCTGGCATAATACCACGGTCAGGGATGACCACGGAAAAATTGTCAGTGTGCTCTGTTCCGGTGAAGATCTTTCTGAAAAGCGGAAACTGCAGGATCAACTGACCCAGTCACAAAAAATGGAATCAATCGGCAGCCTTGCCGGTGGTATTGCCCATGAGTTCAACAACATCCTTACAATCATTATCATTAATAATGAAATGAATATGCGCGAGCTATCCGAGTTAAGCCCGGCCCGGCGGCGTGCAAAAAGAATCGAGGTCGCCGGTATGCGGGGCAGAGATGTCGTGAAACAGCTGTTGACCTTCAGCAGGCAGGACACCCCTACCCAACAGATCACTGACATGAGATCTCTTGTGCAAGGGGCCATGGAACTTATCCGTTCGTCAACCCCGACGAATATCGAGATTCAACTGGACATCGCAAAAAAAATTTACCCCATTTTTGCCAATGGGACGCAGATTAACCAGGTTATAATCAATTTGTGTAGAAATGCAATTGATGCAATGCCTGATATAGGAGGTGTTCTAAGGGTGGAGCTGCTTAACGAAATCGTGGAAGATAGTTTTGTAAGACCCCACCCGTCCTTAGAGCCAGGCAACTATGCAAAATTAGTTGTTAATGACAATGGCACCGGAATGGACGAAAAGACTCTGGAACGGGTGTTTGAACCGTACTATACAACAAAACCAATCGGCAAGGGAACCGGTATAGGGCTAGCGATTGTCCATGGAATTATCAAAAGGCATAAAGGTTTTATAGATGTCCATAGTCAATTAGGCCGGGGAACGACGTTCACGCTTTTTTTCCCGGCTTATGAAGCAAGCCGGCCGGAGCAGGAGAACCAAGAGCAAAAGACGGCCCGCACCTGA
- a CDS encoding cupin domain-containing protein: protein MKATHYTDIQGTEMNNEIVKGITGRVLIGKDDGAPNFCMRRFDVEPGGYAPRHTHDWEHEIYVLEGKGEALVGDQWHVISPGTVIFVPPNVDHQIKNTSVGHLAFLCLIPSTAPEM, encoded by the coding sequence ATGAAAGCAACTCACTATACGGATATCCAGGGCACAGAAATGAACAACGAGATCGTCAAAGGTATCACGGGCCGGGTACTCATCGGCAAGGATGACGGGGCCCCCAATTTCTGCATGAGAAGATTTGATGTGGAACCCGGCGGCTATGCTCCCCGGCATACCCATGACTGGGAACATGAAATTTATGTGCTTGAAGGCAAAGGCGAGGCACTTGTTGGAGATCAGTGGCATGTCATTTCCCCGGGGACCGTTATTTTTGTCCCCCCCAATGTTGACCACCAGATAAAAAACACCTCGGTTGGACATCTTGCCTTTCTGTGCCTGATACCTTCGACAGCCCCGGAGATGTAG